A DNA window from Zingiber officinale cultivar Zhangliang chromosome 3A, Zo_v1.1, whole genome shotgun sequence contains the following coding sequences:
- the LOC122053351 gene encoding uncharacterized protein LOC122053351 isoform X1, giving the protein MEEESLNQNKKSDPATEKICTKKKKKKNKLQQLIKVVYISNPMKVKATVAEFRSVVQGLTGRDSDLESSLSKYGAVAVDYYGTPDLPPQEEEPCDGSACADLSGDGRAKRAGGELKLDDHEELPGLLSTPPVYYELQEKCSSEHADAAGIAAVAAVPSTSDNTTTPSQRKTRFPPVFSIVQLLF; this is encoded by the exons ATGGAGGAGGAGTCCTTGAACCAGAACAAGAAGAGCGATCCTGCCACCGAGAAGATCtgcacgaagaagaagaagaaaaagaataagcTGCAGCAACTGATCAAGGTGGTGTACATCTCCAACCCCATGAAGGTGAAGGCCACCGTCGCCGAGTTCCGCTCCGTCGTCCAAGGGCTCACCGGCCGGGACTCCGACCTCGAGTCGTCCCTCTCCAAGTACGGCGCCGTCGCAGTCGACTACTACGGGACCCCTGATCTACCGCCTCAGGAGGAAGAGCCGTGCGATGGCTCCGCCTGCGCGGATCTGAGCGGGGACGGGCGGGCGAAGCGAGCGGGCGGGGAGCTGAAGTTGGACGACCACGAGGAGTTGCCGGGGTTATTGTCGACGCCGCCAGTTTACTACGAGCTTCAAG AGAAGTGCAGTAGCGAGCATGCAGATGCAGCAGGTATAGCAGCAGTAGCAGCCGTTCCATCCACATCCGACAACACCACTACTCCTTCCCAACGAAAAACACGCTTTCCCCCCGTTTTTTCAATCGTTCAATTATTATTTTAG
- the LOC122053351 gene encoding sigma factor binding protein 2, chloroplastic-like isoform X2: MEEESLNQNKKSDPATEKICTKKKKKKNKLQQLIKVVYISNPMKVKATVAEFRSVVQGLTGRDSDLESSLSKYGAVAVDYYGTPDLPPQEEEPCDGSACADLSGDGRAKRAGGELKLDDHEELPGLLSTPPVYYELQE; the protein is encoded by the exons ATGGAGGAGGAGTCCTTGAACCAGAACAAGAAGAGCGATCCTGCCACCGAGAAGATCtgcacgaagaagaagaagaaaaagaataagcTGCAGCAACTGATCAAGGTGGTGTACATCTCCAACCCCATGAAGGTGAAGGCCACCGTCGCCGAGTTCCGCTCCGTCGTCCAAGGGCTCACCGGCCGGGACTCCGACCTCGAGTCGTCCCTCTCCAAGTACGGCGCCGTCGCAGTCGACTACTACGGGACCCCTGATCTACCGCCTCAGGAGGAAGAGCCGTGCGATGGCTCCGCCTGCGCGGATCTGAGCGGGGACGGGCGGGCGAAGCGAGCGGGCGGGGAGCTGAAGTTGGACGACCACGAGGAGTTGCCGGGGTTATTGTCGACGCCGCCAGTTTACTACGAGCTTCAAG AGTAA
- the LOC122053350 gene encoding G2/mitotic-specific cyclin S13-7-like, translated as MASRRQQAPVLHRQRVVGVVPPAAGKPKIVTAADAKNRRALGDIGNLVNPRVPEGKQQPQINRPITRSFGAQLLANAKAAAADANKIPVVVASDGAVDKRAVAKPPLNKVPSKPEEKNSKKDKVVAEVPSKPEEKNSKKDKVAAEVPSKPEQKNAKKEKIVAKTDLDKIVVTAIDVETHRASSSHKRSSRKKVNAYSSVLTARSKIACGISCKPKDLVDEIDVADAGDQLAVVDYVEDIYKFYKSNEHASRPHDYMNSQVEINAKMRAILADWLIEVNHRFQLTPETLYLTFNIVDRYLSTETALRKEFQLIGVSAMLISSKYEEIWAPEVNDFICIADRAYTREQILGMEKRILNKLEWNLTVPTLYVFLVRFIKAASCDKEMEHMVYFFAELALMNYSMIMFCPSMVAASAVYAAQCTLNKKPLWNERLKRHTGFSEHQLLDCAEMLVNSHAGARESKLRAAYKKYSGEQFSGVALRSPATKMVEELKTTRI; from the exons ATGGCTTCCCGGCGTCAGCAGGCCCCTGTCTTGCATCGACAGAGAG TTGTTGGGGTAGTTCCACCGGCCGCGGGCAAGCCAAAAATTGTCACTGCAGCCGATGCAAAGAACCGCAGGGCGCTCGGAGATATCGGCAATCTGGTCAATCCCCGCGTTCCCGAAGG GAAACAGCAACCCCAAATCAATCGCCCAATCACAAG AAGCTTTGGTGCTCAACTTCTGGCAAATGCAAAAGCCGCCGCTGCCGATGCTAACAAG ATCCCTGTGGTCGTTGCATCAGATGGGGCAGTCGACAAACGTGCAGTAGCAAAACCGCCTCTCAACAAGGTCCCAAGTAAACCTGAAGAGAAGAACAGTAAGAAGGATAAGGTTGTTGCAGAGGTCCCAAGTAAACCTGAAGAGAAGAACAGTAAGAAGGATAAGGTTGCTGCAGAGGTCCCAAGTAAACCTGAACAGAAGAACGCTAAGAAGGAAAAGATTGTAGCAAAGACTGACCTTGATAAGATAGTAGTGACAGCTATTGATGTCGAAACACACCGAGCATCGTCTTCTCACAAAAGGTCTTCCAGGAAAAAGGTTAATGCATATTCTTCCGTACTCACTGCTCGAAGCAAGATTGCTTGTGGAATCTCATGCAAGCCGAAGGATTTGGTAGACGAGATTGATGTAGCAGATGCTGGTGACCAATTGGCTGTTGTTGATTACGTCGAGGATATCTACAAGTTCTACAAATCTAATGAG CACGCAAGCAGACCCCATGACTACATGAACTCCCAGGTGGAGATCAACGCGAAGATGAGAGCCATTCTTGCTGACTGGTTGATCGAAGTGAACCATAGGTTTCAGCTGACCCCTGAGACGCTCTACTTAACATTCAACATAGTCGATCGGTACCTTTCGACTGAAACCGCTCTGCGTAAAGAATTTCAGCTAATTGGTGTATCTGCCATGCTCATTTCCAGCAAGTATGAGGAAATTTGGGCGCCAGAG GTCAACGACTTCATTTGCATAGCGGACAGGGCATACACCCGAGAGCAAATCCTTGGCATGGAGAAGAGGATTCTGAACAAGCTCGAATGGAACTTGACTGTCCCAACTCTGTACGTGTTCCTCGTGAGGTTTATTAAGGCTGCAAGTTGTGATAAGGAGATGGAACACATGGTGTACTTCTTTGCGGAATTGGCTTTAATGAACTACTCCATGATCATGTTTTGCCCGTCGATGGTCGCCGCTTCTGCGGTGTACGCTGCACAATGCACGCTCAACAAGAAACCTCTTTGGAACGAGAGATTGAAGAGGCACACTGGGTTTTCTGAGCACCAGCTATT GGACTGCGCGGAGATGCTGGTGAACTCCCACGCTGGCGCTCGTGAGAGCAAACTGAGAGCTGCCTACAAGAAGTATTCAGGGGAGCAATTTAGTGGTGTGGCGTTGCGTTCTCCGGCAACGAAAATGGTAGAGGAGTTGAAGACCACCAGAATATGA